The DNA region attttttaattcttataattaaaattttattttataagataaccaattttttattttacagttaaatttttaatataattaaatttatatgatcattatttattttattattaaataaagTTATCTAATAAATTTATCCGTGTGAATAAATATACGgatatttaattaaaaaattcAAAAAGTCAATAACTGAATCAGAAAGTTTATACGGCAGACTCATTAAATTAAATAACTTGGTCAGATAACCTAATTTTTCGATAAAATAATTGTATTGGTATTAAATTAAATTGAACCACATGTTATACTCTTTAAAAATGTTAAAAGAACCatgatattaaaaaaatatacaaaattATTATAGATTAAGTCTATTTTTGGTATCTCTTAAATTCCTTTTTAGATATTTTTGTGTGTATAAAGATTGAACTCAAATTCATAAGATTTCCATTTTTTATCAGTTTTATAACGTGGCTTCTTCTACGATTAACGGTTCACCCGTTGAACACTCTTATAGACCCTTAGATTGATTATAGAAGTTATTAAAAACTTAGATGAGTAAGAGTTAAATATGAGAACACATGTATCTTTTCTCATATAATTTCTTCCTCCCATCACCTTTCTCTCCTCTTTCATCGTTTCATCTTTTAAAATGTGCActataattttttataaaaaatgtAGGTGTTTTCCAGACACTATtttgaaagaagaaaaaaacagtGGATAAATTACATAATCATTGGAGTACCCAACTAGTAACATGATATACTCGATTCAATTACTCATTTTATACTACTTCAACCTTGAAACAACAGTTTCTCAATATTAAGCAACATTTTTAATGCTGAGAAATCGAGTATCCTCTTGCAGAGACTAATTGTTCGAGACGGCAAAAAGAATTTAATATTGTTGCGTGCTCAATATTTAGTTCGAACCAAGAACCTCTCTAGTTAAGCTGAGAGATCCGTATTTCATGATGAACACTTCCATACACCATAGTAGATTTATTTAAACCATAATCTTCTCCATACCTCATCAACTTTCAATTAAATCTTCTACAGATTCTGTTTGTTTCAAACTTAACAACACCTCAAATGAATTCGGTCATTGAAAGTTGAAGTCTCTACACAACAGCAACCTATAACCTCCCCAACAAGGATGTGATTTGCAAGAAATTCTCATTATTGATACCAACTAAGTACCTTTCCATCCAATGCCACCATCACAGGTTGCACTCTTTCTGCATCAACATACCTTTCTGCTCTGCTCAATCTGCCATATATCATTACACCCTCGACCGAAAATCGGCAAATTTTTACCATTCTCTCCTTAGATTCTAGTCTCTTTTCATCTTCTCTGCACACAAGTATTAGTAGTTCCAAAATATCTGGTCCCTCCTATAATGTTTCTTAACACATTTCTCTATCAAAACCCTATAACTCcatttctcttcttctctctTATACTCCAAAAACGCCTCCGAAAACAACTGAAAGTCGCCTTTACCTAAAACCTCAAACACAATCGGATCCGTCGCCAATCTCGGCCGGTCATCAACATCCATTTTATTCAAAACAAACTCCAAATTCCTTCCAAGCTTCCTATCCAAGTAAGCATCCACAACACAACCATAAGTAACCAAATCAGGAACAACCTTTTCACTTCTCATATGTTCAATACTAAGATGAAGATCCCAAAACAACGACATCCTCGAAAACGCCAATGAGCGAATATTAAACGTCGTAACATCGGGACGAAACCCTAATTCAACCATGCTAACAAACTCCTTCTGCAAACTCTTCATTTTAAAATTAGCAGCATAAGAAAGCAACAAAAGATTCCACAAGAGATTCCCTACATTTCTCCTACCTAAACCAACATCTCTAACAAACTCACCCAATTCATAGAATCTTCTCTTCTTTATATAACCATAAGCCATAGCCCTAATCACATTTACCTCAATCAAAAACCTA from Lathyrus oleraceus cultivar Zhongwan6 chromosome 1, CAAS_Psat_ZW6_1.0, whole genome shotgun sequence includes:
- the LOC127126638 gene encoding pentatricopeptide repeat-containing protein At3g42630 — encoded protein: METVSLSSHNLLLLFKHSTSSSTSPLQHHHHHNLIYHRNKTKSFQNPTTKKPFFHQPNSLVSHNDTKHSSLPSLMLYYAENALFHQSQTTWEQLLNSSFNPSLNFISKLFTSYTKYHNFDLIINVLHSLNSKNSTLLPQFYSLAISCFGSAGNLKLMEETTNEMVSKGFLMDSKTGNEFLLCYAVYGSLKELESAYGRFKRSRFLIEVNVIRAMAYGYIKKRRFYELGEFVRDVGLGRRNVGNLLWNLLLLSYAANFKMKSLQKEFVSMVELGFRPDVTTFNIRSLAFSRMSLFWDLHLSIEHMRSEKVVPDLVTYGCVVDAYLDRKLGRNLEFVLNKMDVDDRPRLATDPIVFEVLGKGDFQLFSEAFLEYKREEEKWSYRVLIEKCVKKHYRRDQIFWNY